The sequence below is a genomic window from Dromaius novaehollandiae isolate bDroNov1 chromosome 7, bDroNov1.hap1, whole genome shotgun sequence.
TCGAGTCATCAACCAGCCTTTCCCCAGCCCCAAACCCTCTCCAGCTGCCTCCCCCCAGTGAACACCCACCCAGTTCTTACAGTTTTCATCCTCATCCTCCCCTCGGGGTTTGCCCAGGACTCTGCCCCAGTCCTGTGGCCTTGGCCACCTCCACGAGGTGCCATGCACCCCTTTGGGGTGCTCTTTGATGCTGGGAGGGTTCATCCTTCACCCTCTGAGTGATGCAATGCTCAGGCCTCCCAGCCAAGCTCAGAAGGGCTTCccgctccccccacctccccggcGCCTCTGGGTGCCCTCGCCAGGCACCGCTGCCTCCCCGTTTCCCTGCCAACGGGGCTGAGGGTCTGTGTCTTGCGGtgctgccccggcccccgcctcTCCTTGCCGCGGCAGCTGCCCGGCCCCGAGCTCCGGGCGCAGCCCGCTggcggggctgcccggcggcggcgggggaaggtcacgccggggcggcggcggcggcagcggagccgggcagggccggcccccccgccaccgcccacCGGCGATGGGCGGGCCTCACCGGGCGCCCGTCGGGCGCCGATTGGCTGGCggagggggggcggggagcggcggggccgcggctggctgcagcggcgggcgcggagcccaGAGCGGGCGCGGCGGAGCATCCTTGGGCACCGCGGCCCCGGTGCGGGCCGCCTACCCCGCAGTCCCGCGGCCTCCTATGGGCGGTGCCGGCgctccggcccccgcggcgctgcaCGCCCGTCCCGCTCGGCCTTAGCATGGGCACGGTGCTCTCCCTGtcccccgccgcctcctcgggcaagggcggcggcggcggggggctcctgGCCGACAAGGCGCCGGGAAGGGTGCCGGGGAAGGGCGAGAGCCGGCTGAAGCGCCCCGGGGTGCTCATCTCGGCGCTCACCTGGAAGCGGCTGGTGGCCGCCTCGGCGAAGAAGAAGAAGAGCACGAAGAAGGTGACGCCGaagcccggcggcggggccccgggggggggcccgggccaGCCCGACCCGCTGGTGGTGCAGCGCAACCGCGAGAACTTGCGCAAGTCGCTGGGGGGGCCGCCCGACGGCGCCAAGCAGGGCCCGCTGGCCGTGCCGGTGCCCACGGTGCCCTCGGCGCAGCAGGAGCTGCACCCGGGCTCCGGCGGGGgcaagccgccgccgccggccggcagCCGCGCCCCGGGCTCGCCGCGCCGCGTGGTGGTGCAGGCGTCCACCGGCGAGCTGCTGCGCTGCTTGGGGGACTTCGTGTGCCGCCGCTGCTACCGGCTGAAGGAGCTGAGCCCCGGCGAGCTCATCTCCTGGTTCCGCAGCGTGGACCGCTCGCTGCTGCTCCagggctggcaggaccagggctTCATCACCCCGGCCAACCTGGTGTTCGTGTACCTGCTGTGCCGGGAGGCGCTGCGGGGCGAAGACATCGGGACCCAGGCCGAGCTGCAGGCCGCCTTCCTCACCTGCCTCTATCTCGCCTACTCCTACATGGGCAACGAGATCTCCTACCCGCTCAAGCCATTCTTGGTGGAGGGCGACAAGGGGCGCTTCTGGGAGCGCTGCCTGGGCATCATCCAGCGCCTCAGCGCCAAGATGCTGCGAATCAACGCGGACCCGCACTACTTCACGCAACTCTTCCAGGACCTCAAGAGCGAGGGTGAGGGCGGAGACGGGCCCAAGCACTGGACGATCAGCTTGGACCGCTAGGAGGTACCGGGCCCCCGGCGCCAGGTGCAGAAAGGGCCGCgcaccgcggggcgggggaggcggaGGACTGCCGGATCCTTCCTCCCcgccagcctccgtgcctcccccctccccggccgccagCTCCGCGGAGATGCTGTCTGGACCCTCCCTGCTCCGGAtccggccgctgccccgctcccAACCCCAGCAGGGGGCTGCGCTCCGGGACACCGAGACGGCGGAGAAGACCggagtggggtgggggggtcccctcCTGTCTGCGCgatggggaaggggggaggctgGCGGGGAGCGGAGGCTCCTGCGTATGTTTTCTCTAgaaaaacgggggggggggagggggaactgcAGCTGGGGGTTTGGGGCACGCGGAGGGCCTGGCTGGGCTGGGGGAGGGAATGCGGGGGGGTTCCTAGGTGCCTCCCGGCGGGGCCCAGCCCCTGCATGTGAACGTgcccccgccggggcgggcggcggcgtgGCCTCCTCACTGCCCGCGCCGCGGCGCGCCCGGGCCGGCGgagctgtccgcggtgctggagccgccgcgccggcagacaaaggcggccggggccggggcgccccgccgggccccat
It includes:
- the CDK5R2 gene encoding cyclin-dependent kinase 5 activator 2, producing the protein MGTVLSLSPAASSGKGGGGGGLLADKAPGRVPGKGESRLKRPGVLISALTWKRLVAASAKKKKSTKKVTPKPGGGAPGGGPGQPDPLVVQRNRENLRKSLGGPPDGAKQGPLAVPVPTVPSAQQELHPGSGGGKPPPPAGSRAPGSPRRVVVQASTGELLRCLGDFVCRRCYRLKELSPGELISWFRSVDRSLLLQGWQDQGFITPANLVFVYLLCREALRGEDIGTQAELQAAFLTCLYLAYSYMGNEISYPLKPFLVEGDKGRFWERCLGIIQRLSAKMLRINADPHYFTQLFQDLKSEGEGGDGPKHWTISLDR